A region of Candidatus Eisenbacteria bacterium DNA encodes the following proteins:
- a CDS encoding glycosyltransferase family 2 protein, which yields MSRVSAVVVNWNAREDTRECIESLTNSDYPELDVILVDNASSDGSVEYLRSLFPRVTIVENLTNERFALGSNKGMRLALDRGAQCVFLFNNDAVVEKTTIGKLAEALEGTSGAGLVGPKILYSSRKDVIWSAGGEVNFWTGITRHRGIREKDAGQYDRSTEVGYLTGCALMARRELIAKIGFLDPSYHMYGEDADWCLRARKAGFGIVYVPDARVWHKVSLSTGGEFSAGKLYEKTRSNLLLLSRHARPYHWITIPFSSLFYLFRLFVQGIWRRNLDVPRTIVGALGDGVRKRDRHAK from the coding sequence ATGTCGAGAGTCTCAGCAGTCGTAGTGAACTGGAATGCCCGTGAAGACACGAGGGAGTGCATAGAGTCGCTCACAAACTCGGACTATCCCGAGCTGGACGTAATACTCGTCGACAACGCCTCCTCCGACGGCTCCGTCGAATATCTTCGCTCGCTGTTCCCCCGCGTAACGATCGTCGAGAATCTTACCAACGAGAGGTTTGCCCTCGGAAGCAACAAGGGCATGCGGCTCGCTCTCGACCGCGGAGCACAATGCGTCTTTCTCTTCAACAACGATGCGGTCGTCGAGAAGACGACGATTGGGAAGCTGGCCGAAGCCTTGGAGGGGACGTCCGGTGCGGGGCTCGTGGGGCCGAAGATACTGTATTCTTCGAGAAAGGACGTGATCTGGTCGGCCGGCGGCGAGGTGAATTTCTGGACGGGAATCACACGTCACAGAGGGATACGCGAGAAGGACGCGGGGCAATACGACAGGTCGACGGAGGTCGGCTATCTCACGGGGTGCGCTCTGATGGCAAGGAGAGAGCTCATCGCAAAGATCGGATTCCTCGATCCCTCTTACCACATGTACGGAGAGGACGCCGATTGGTGCCTGCGTGCGAGGAAGGCGGGTTTTGGGATCGTCTACGTACCGGACGCGAGAGTCTGGCACAAGGTCTCTCTTTCGACGGGGGGAGAGTTTTCTGCCGGCAAGTTGTACGAGAAGACGAGGAGCAATCTCTTGCTCCTTTCCAGACACGCCAGACCCTATCACTGGATCACGATACCTTTCTCTTCTCTGTTTTATCTTTTCCGGCTTTTTGTGCAGGGGATTTGGCGAAGGAATCTCGACGTGCCGCGGACAATCGTAGGGGCCCTCGGTGACGGCGTGCGAAAGAGAGATCGACATGCAAAATGA
- a CDS encoding methyltransferase domain-containing protein, whose product MQNDVAHRDEAPLFIEEILGSLEAGKVVLDAGCGAGSFQHSKFPKLLVVSIDIKRPNASGSDTTVLKPLPPNFVVGDIERLPVRASSVDFVVLNYALEHVSDADAAAAEASRALREGGLLYAAVPNSRSFDDRFYRFAGYFAKYFLLKVHKRLEHQQRFDFVSLNRLFYEKGLRLLSFCECPSGYTWMNDPRVRRFHASFLKTLSLVEKALKIDLFKGSNYLALYQRAGISGIRNVTHVCAYCGMQLLRESDRRPDPRACPYCGRQNAHW is encoded by the coding sequence ATGCAAAATGATGTTGCACACCGCGACGAAGCACCACTGTTCATCGAAGAAATCCTGGGCTCACTTGAAGCCGGCAAGGTGGTGCTCGACGCAGGGTGTGGCGCGGGCAGCTTCCAACATTCCAAGTTCCCGAAGCTTCTCGTGGTCTCGATAGACATAAAGAGACCCAACGCGAGCGGCTCAGACACGACCGTCCTGAAGCCCCTTCCTCCCAATTTCGTTGTGGGCGACATCGAGAGACTTCCCGTCAGGGCTTCCAGCGTTGACTTCGTAGTACTCAACTACGCGCTGGAGCACGTCTCGGATGCAGACGCCGCCGCGGCGGAGGCGTCCAGGGCGCTCAGGGAAGGCGGACTTCTGTACGCCGCCGTTCCTAACTCGCGCTCTTTCGACGACAGATTCTATCGTTTCGCGGGCTATTTCGCGAAGTACTTCCTTCTCAAAGTGCATAAGAGACTGGAGCATCAACAGCGTTTTGATTTTGTCTCTCTCAACAGGCTCTTTTACGAGAAGGGACTCAGGCTTCTTTCGTTTTGTGAATGTCCTTCCGGATACACGTGGATGAACGACCCCAGGGTCAGGAGATTCCACGCTTCGTTTCTGAAGACGCTTTCCCTCGTAGAGAAGGCACTCAAGATAGACCTTTTCAAGGGAAGCAATTATCTTGCGCTCTACCAGCGTGCCGGAATCAGTGGGATCAGAAACGTGACACACGTATGCGCGTACTGCGGAATGCAGTTGTTGCGGGAGAGTGACCGGCGGCCGGATCCGCGGGCGTGTCCATACTGTGGCCGGCAGAACGCCCATTGGTAA
- a CDS encoding glycosyltransferase — MVRTKTGEAGTRAKAKAKAKRTDLLVFSEVKWNYMRTRKRFILSRFPKDWRILFFEPISSSVSNNFLPKRDGNVIYVSTPILKPQTESKIYNRLIERKIFRDLLGLFVLTWVRVVMWFLGVRADADVLISSIYFVPVVRRLRSSFVCYDCNDDPTVFPGVRDWSREYFRRLCRRADVIVACSQSLADRVGSFCGKTAIVIGNGVDYDLFASKVSREALPDDIARMKGPIVGYTGAIKEWFDFSLVAQAARANPQASFALIGPVAPGVREEALALAQELENVRFLGEKAYEALPLYLAGMSVCLIPFKMSALTSVLNPNKLYEYFAAGKTVVSLKYSEDLAKYEGLMYLVDEPSRFGATVTRALRETVEPGKVMEIAARNSWRVKAREMVELLERKGKSAEV; from the coding sequence TTGGTAAGAACAAAAACGGGGGAGGCAGGGACGAGAGCAAAAGCAAAGGCGAAGGCGAAGCGAACGGATCTTCTGGTATTCTCCGAGGTCAAGTGGAACTACATGAGAACCAGAAAACGTTTCATCCTCAGCCGGTTTCCGAAGGATTGGCGTATTCTTTTCTTCGAGCCGATCAGCTCGTCGGTGTCCAACAACTTCCTTCCGAAGCGTGACGGCAACGTTATCTACGTCAGCACGCCGATTCTCAAGCCTCAAACTGAAAGCAAGATCTACAACAGGCTGATCGAGCGCAAGATCTTCAGAGACTTGCTGGGGCTGTTCGTACTCACGTGGGTCAGAGTCGTGATGTGGTTTCTTGGGGTCAGGGCCGACGCCGACGTGCTCATCTCGAGCATATACTTTGTCCCCGTTGTCCGGCGTCTGAGGTCGAGTTTTGTTTGTTACGACTGCAACGATGATCCCACCGTCTTCCCGGGTGTCAGGGATTGGTCCCGGGAGTATTTCCGCCGTCTCTGTCGCAGGGCCGACGTCATAGTCGCGTGCTCGCAGAGTCTGGCCGACCGGGTCGGTTCGTTTTGTGGAAAGACTGCGATTGTGATCGGCAACGGCGTCGACTACGATCTGTTCGCTTCCAAGGTTTCTCGCGAAGCCCTGCCGGACGACATCGCAAGAATGAAGGGCCCGATCGTCGGCTACACCGGCGCCATAAAGGAATGGTTCGATTTCTCACTCGTGGCCCAGGCCGCGAGGGCCAACCCCCAGGCCTCCTTCGCGCTCATAGGGCCGGTGGCCCCGGGGGTCAGAGAAGAAGCTCTGGCTCTGGCCCAAGAACTCGAGAACGTCCGCTTTCTCGGTGAAAAAGCCTACGAAGCGTTGCCTCTGTACCTGGCCGGCATGAGCGTCTGCCTCATACCTTTCAAAATGAGTGCTCTCACCTCCGTCCTGAATCCGAACAAATTGTACGAGTACTTCGCGGCGGGCAAAACCGTGGTGAGTCTCAAGTACTCAGAAGACCTGGCCAAGTACGAAGGGTTAATGTATCTTGTTGACGAGCCGAGCCGGTTTGGTGCGACGGTGACTCGTGCTCTGCGAGAGACTGTCGAGCCCGGAAAGGTGATGGAGATAGCCGCCAGGAATAGTTGGCGCGTCAAAGCGCGCGAGATGGTCGAACTTCTCGAACGTAAGGGAAAGTCAGCCGAGGTGTGA
- a CDS encoding polyprenol monophosphomannose synthase, which translates to MKSLVIVPTYNERENVKTLIPQVLALPGDIEMLIVDDNSPDSTADVVSDMAKKDSRIHLLRRKEKLGLGSAYVEGFKYALSRPEIEYVFEMDADFSHDPSSIPNFLTAIKDHDLVLGSRYLRGVTVVNWPLSRLILSYSANLFTRVVTGLPVHDATGGFKCFRRRVLESIELDGVRSDGYSFQIEMSFKCWKKGFRIKEIPITFVDRRVGTSKMSQKIIWEAVSLVLRLRLQSLFYKDASGSSK; encoded by the coding sequence GTGAAATCGCTCGTCATAGTCCCGACATACAATGAACGTGAGAACGTCAAGACTCTCATTCCCCAAGTCCTCGCGCTCCCCGGCGACATTGAAATGCTGATCGTGGACGACAACTCTCCGGACAGCACCGCCGACGTGGTCTCAGACATGGCGAAGAAGGACTCGAGGATCCATCTCCTGAGGCGCAAGGAGAAGTTGGGTCTTGGGTCCGCGTACGTCGAGGGTTTCAAATACGCGTTGTCCAGACCCGAGATCGAGTACGTCTTCGAGATGGACGCCGATTTCTCCCACGACCCCTCCAGCATCCCCAATTTCCTCACTGCTATAAAGGACCACGACCTGGTTCTCGGCTCCAGATATCTTCGTGGAGTCACGGTCGTGAACTGGCCTCTGTCGCGGTTGATTCTGAGCTATTCGGCCAACCTCTTTACCCGAGTGGTCACCGGGCTTCCGGTGCACGACGCCACCGGCGGTTTCAAGTGTTTCCGGAGACGTGTCCTGGAGAGCATAGAGCTGGACGGCGTGCGTTCCGATGGCTATTCATTCCAGATAGAAATGAGTTTCAAGTGCTGGAAAAAAGGATTCAGGATCAAGGAAATACCGATCACTTTCGTTGACAGACGCGTCGGAACCTCGAAGATGTCTCAGAAGATCATTTGGGAAGCAGTCTCGCTTGTATTGAGGCTGCGTCTGCAGAGCCTATTCTACAAGGACGCGTCCGGGAGCTCCAAGTGA
- a CDS encoding glycosyltransferase, which produces MSEVSVIVVNYRTEEYLSECLESLKKSSSLAGLEIILIDNSRGRGAAEILTRHFPGAKLIENEKNLGYAKAVNQGLGVSTSEFVFVLNPDTAAREGSLDELVEFMRTHPDAGIVGPKLVNADGTIQLSCRRFYTMKTILLRRTFLGKVFKNSASVKRHLMLEWDHKSTREVDWVLGAAMMVRKAAMSEVGPMDERFFLYFEDVDWCYRMRTFGWRVYYCPSSELLHHYRRESTDVRFGRAKRAHLESWLRFSEKWSLVIYLMKRNRELISRTVLLAADVAAVSLAFYLSYLVRANLGFLLKKPTPSFEAYGSFMALAVIVGVGSVAYVGLYGKRKTADWIDVLFDVSRAMILTSVALMASTFLLYVKTYSRAAVLMFLPISVLVLTGERFLFWIVQRRLALTKVNVRRILIVGSGPLAQRAKSAVLRGSRDGLELAGFLDTSTWYSGESADVLEVSETMREAAHLQRASEIVFADLPSRVEAMWPALSRLRGRGLGIALATELGLVLTEGDRIEEVGGLGLVSLKRRTLPGVAKRVMEFKLALLGLLVLGAPTLLAATYLAGRRRKPILVKQDITGEHGETVTVRFLNCGRVSKSQESSEYGREAKGLCAVPLLLSVLAGRLALVGVRPRCESPGQEKPSGIGGKPGIFGMWKLAGGLEERDSKDSEYLAGWSLSLDVKTMARCILRRKTGCFI; this is translated from the coding sequence GTGAGCGAGGTTTCCGTCATAGTCGTCAACTACAGAACCGAAGAATACCTGTCCGAGTGCCTGGAGTCCCTCAAGAAATCCAGCTCTCTCGCCGGTCTTGAGATAATCCTGATAGACAATTCCAGAGGCCGGGGGGCTGCCGAGATCCTGACGCGGCATTTTCCCGGCGCCAAGCTGATCGAGAACGAGAAGAACCTCGGTTACGCCAAGGCGGTCAACCAGGGCCTCGGCGTTTCGACCTCGGAATTCGTCTTCGTGTTGAACCCTGACACCGCCGCCAGAGAGGGTTCGCTGGATGAACTCGTGGAGTTCATGAGGACGCATCCCGACGCGGGCATCGTAGGCCCCAAACTCGTCAACGCGGACGGTACCATTCAGCTCTCGTGCCGCAGGTTCTACACCATGAAAACCATTCTTCTGCGGCGGACATTCCTGGGCAAAGTTTTCAAGAACAGTGCTTCGGTGAAGCGCCACCTAATGCTGGAGTGGGATCACAAGTCTACTCGTGAAGTGGATTGGGTTCTGGGCGCCGCAATGATGGTCAGGAAAGCGGCCATGTCTGAAGTGGGACCCATGGACGAGAGGTTTTTTCTTTATTTCGAGGACGTGGATTGGTGCTACAGGATGAGGACGTTCGGTTGGAGGGTGTACTACTGTCCGTCCAGCGAGCTTCTGCACCATTACAGGAGGGAAAGCACCGACGTCAGGTTCGGTAGGGCAAAGCGAGCGCACCTGGAGAGTTGGCTTAGATTCTCCGAGAAGTGGAGTCTCGTCATTTACCTCATGAAGAGAAACAGGGAATTGATTTCCAGGACAGTGCTTTTGGCCGCCGACGTCGCCGCCGTCTCTCTCGCATTCTACCTCTCGTATCTCGTGAGAGCGAATCTGGGTTTCCTGCTGAAGAAACCCACTCCTTCTTTCGAAGCATACGGGAGTTTCATGGCGCTGGCCGTGATCGTGGGGGTAGGCTCCGTAGCCTACGTAGGATTGTACGGCAAGCGCAAGACGGCGGATTGGATCGACGTTCTGTTTGACGTTTCCAGGGCGATGATACTCACGAGCGTCGCGCTGATGGCCAGCACGTTTCTTCTATACGTCAAGACTTACTCCAGGGCCGCCGTCTTGATGTTCCTCCCGATTTCTGTCCTTGTTCTGACCGGTGAGAGATTTCTTTTCTGGATCGTTCAGAGAAGACTCGCCCTGACGAAAGTCAACGTCCGGAGAATTCTTATAGTCGGCTCCGGACCGCTTGCACAAAGGGCGAAGAGTGCCGTCCTGCGAGGCTCACGGGACGGTCTCGAGCTGGCAGGTTTTCTTGACACCAGCACGTGGTACTCCGGAGAATCGGCCGACGTCCTGGAAGTATCGGAGACAATGCGGGAAGCCGCGCACCTGCAGAGGGCAAGCGAAATCGTCTTCGCCGATCTTCCATCGCGCGTCGAGGCGATGTGGCCGGCGCTGTCCAGACTTCGAGGCCGCGGTCTTGGGATCGCCCTGGCAACAGAGCTGGGTCTTGTCCTGACCGAAGGCGACAGAATAGAAGAGGTGGGAGGTCTCGGTCTCGTCTCCCTCAAGAGGAGAACCTTGCCCGGCGTCGCAAAGAGGGTAATGGAATTCAAGCTCGCCTTGCTCGGCTTGCTCGTACTCGGCGCACCGACCCTGCTCGCGGCCACTTACCTGGCCGGCAGGAGGAGAAAGCCGATCCTGGTCAAACAAGACATAACGGGGGAGCACGGCGAGACTGTGACAGTTCGGTTCCTCAACTGCGGGAGGGTATCTAAGTCACAAGAATCTAGTGAGTACGGACGCGAAGCGAAAGGGCTTTGTGCGGTCCCGCTATTACTGAGCGTTCTTGCCGGTCGACTCGCGCTTGTTGGAGTGAGACCTCGCTGCGAGTCTCCGGGGCAGGAAAAGCCGTCCGGAATCGGTGGGAAACCGGGTATTTTTGGAATGTGGAAACTCGCCGGAGGTCTTGAAGAGAGAGACAGCAAAGATAGTGAATACCTGGCTGGTTGGTCTCTGTCGTTGGACGTGAAGACCATGGCGAGATGTATACTTAGGAGGAAAACCGGATGCTTCATCTAA
- a CDS encoding T9SS type A sorting domain-containing protein produces MLHLTRVRRRTPLPAEPDRRRGTALLALWFWLVFAAGLAGVCQGAVGDWTTHVNSDSLCWVHFDGTYVWCASNGGAVIFEPGVEQFTKTLRNGPGTLVNNDISCVAVSDGQMAWFGTSGFGLSLLHEGGWTLFTEGITLLPSNDILSLRSSGSSLWAGTRQGLALFQGSSLDATFDVSSTGGGIPNDVINDILATADTVWCATDGGVGMGVLSAGAWTWQALNSGLASLNVLCVGRLAGRVWVGIQDNVYSYSTYEYDGSAWVKMGASLSWAPVALQEMGGDLYVAGSASGVFVWETSAWVDKTPSSVTGSFIDLTSDGAGTLWCATSEGLVSYDGTDWRQFTPPGPQYDYVQDFSASPAGKMWAAIRSFPAALRLDGLEWTLFDNSTSGGGFQDATLFSVLASASGTVWFGHCCHVTCRADKLDYADGAEVWSNHYFNNSKDITEDVSGTVWFSSEGHGIYAFDPSTSSERNIDYTEGKLSSSSVEFVAPVDARRRWIGHMLNGVDFWDDLGTADESDDVWKHFETDDGLLSLSVTSGAIAGNKVYVGTGKGVTVFQDTVWLRNYGASDLVHDGVAVSSTVNDVAVDSRGNVWVATTGGVAEIAPSGDVAATFTYASSGLVGDEVLCVAVDETRGEVWFGTRKGMSVLEAWNPSEGKSLADAYVYPNPFRPLSGHQDIRIDGLPVPVMVSVYDLTGRMLRYLGTVGNGEKVWDGTDANGRAVSTGVYLLRLEASNASSVKKVAVIR; encoded by the coding sequence ATGCTTCATCTAACGAGAGTGCGGAGACGGACGCCCCTGCCGGCAGAGCCAGACCGCCGGCGCGGGACGGCTCTTCTTGCGTTGTGGTTCTGGCTGGTCTTTGCCGCCGGTTTGGCCGGGGTTTGTCAGGGGGCCGTCGGCGATTGGACGACGCACGTGAACTCAGACAGTCTTTGTTGGGTCCACTTTGACGGAACGTACGTGTGGTGCGCCTCCAACGGAGGCGCGGTGATATTTGAACCTGGCGTCGAGCAATTCACGAAGACATTGAGGAACGGGCCCGGCACGCTTGTCAACAATGACATTTCCTGCGTGGCCGTCAGCGACGGCCAGATGGCGTGGTTCGGCACAAGCGGTTTTGGTCTGAGTCTTCTCCACGAAGGAGGATGGACGCTCTTTACCGAAGGAATCACGCTGCTGCCTTCGAACGACATTCTCTCCTTGCGCTCCTCCGGGAGTTCACTTTGGGCAGGAACAAGGCAGGGTCTGGCTCTCTTTCAGGGGAGCTCGCTCGACGCCACGTTCGACGTTTCTTCTACCGGAGGAGGAATCCCAAACGACGTCATAAACGACATCCTTGCAACCGCGGACACTGTCTGGTGCGCAACAGATGGGGGCGTGGGCATGGGGGTGCTGTCCGCCGGAGCGTGGACCTGGCAAGCTCTGAACAGCGGCCTGGCGAGCTTGAACGTACTCTGCGTGGGTCGTCTCGCCGGGAGAGTGTGGGTTGGAATTCAGGATAATGTATACAGTTACAGCACCTATGAGTACGATGGGAGTGCGTGGGTCAAGATGGGAGCGTCGCTTTCGTGGGCCCCGGTGGCCCTTCAGGAGATGGGTGGAGACCTCTACGTTGCGGGCAGTGCTTCCGGGGTTTTTGTGTGGGAGACCTCCGCGTGGGTCGACAAGACTCCATCGTCTGTCACGGGCTCGTTCATTGACCTGACATCCGATGGCGCAGGCACACTGTGGTGCGCCACGTCCGAGGGCCTCGTGTCGTACGACGGGACAGATTGGCGTCAGTTCACGCCTCCCGGCCCGCAATACGACTACGTGCAAGACTTTTCGGCAAGTCCGGCGGGCAAAATGTGGGCCGCCATCCGGTCATTCCCGGCTGCTCTGAGACTGGATGGACTGGAGTGGACGCTCTTCGATAATTCGACGTCGGGCGGGGGCTTTCAAGACGCAACGCTTTTCTCCGTGCTTGCCTCTGCCTCCGGAACGGTGTGGTTTGGTCACTGCTGCCACGTCACCTGCAGGGCGGACAAACTCGACTACGCAGACGGCGCCGAGGTTTGGAGCAATCACTACTTCAACAACTCGAAGGACATCACGGAAGACGTTTCCGGCACGGTTTGGTTCTCCAGCGAGGGACACGGCATATATGCGTTCGATCCCTCGACGTCGTCAGAGAGGAACATCGACTACACTGAGGGGAAGCTTTCGTCCAGCAGCGTCGAGTTCGTAGCCCCCGTTGATGCTCGAAGACGTTGGATAGGTCACATGCTGAACGGTGTGGATTTCTGGGACGACCTTGGAACGGCGGACGAGTCGGACGACGTGTGGAAGCATTTCGAGACAGACGACGGGCTGCTGAGCCTGAGTGTGACGTCCGGCGCAATTGCCGGCAACAAAGTCTACGTCGGGACTGGGAAGGGTGTAACCGTTTTCCAGGACACTGTCTGGCTCAGAAACTACGGTGCATCCGATCTCGTCCACGACGGGGTGGCGGTTTCGTCGACGGTCAATGACGTCGCAGTCGACTCCCGCGGAAACGTCTGGGTGGCGACCACCGGTGGCGTTGCAGAGATCGCTCCTTCCGGAGACGTAGCGGCCACTTTCACCTACGCCTCTTCAGGTCTTGTCGGAGACGAAGTGCTGTGCGTTGCCGTGGATGAAACCAGAGGTGAAGTGTGGTTTGGTACCAGAAAGGGCATGTCCGTTCTTGAGGCGTGGAACCCCTCTGAGGGGAAGAGTCTCGCAGACGCCTACGTCTACCCGAATCCCTTCAGACCTCTAAGCGGTCACCAAGACATCCGTATTGACGGACTTCCGGTTCCCGTCATGGTTTCCGTCTACGATCTTACAGGCCGCATGCTCAGGTACCTCGGAACCGTCGGCAACGGGGAAAAGGTGTGGGACGGTACTGACGCAAACGGTCGAGCGGTTTCCACGGGCGTTTATCTGCTGAGACTTGAAGCGAGTAACGCCAGCTCCGTCAAAAAAGTCGCCGTCATCAGGTAG
- a CDS encoding GNAT family N-acetyltransferase yields the protein MIELTPSLRSEVLKEKWENLLSSSSGATVFHTREWALVLKETYRDLGVKYIVIEDQDGRYVAGMPFAHSRSLFFSTYLSMPFGTYGGPVVIDGLEEDVAPFIGVALQGITRGVFPFSFYCVTYNTPVLLERAVQGAFPQGRRTRVSTHLIELGEGFGRLWDSSFDKETRTCARKALRNGVRIEKSPGGQGAAALHSLYKEQAAAWGVRKVYPERLVCQIAELMGDKASIWIGALKGAPVCAVLVFHFKDVLMAWLSGQNAEGRRVCASHLLYSEILKDACEKGYSVFNFGGSGKLQGIRYFKESFGGREYFYSLFINESGVFKSARKLRRITTGHE from the coding sequence GTGATTGAGCTAACGCCTTCCCTCAGAAGCGAAGTCCTGAAGGAGAAATGGGAGAATCTTCTCTCGAGCTCCTCGGGCGCCACTGTTTTTCACACCAGAGAGTGGGCGCTCGTTCTCAAGGAGACGTACAGGGACTTGGGCGTCAAGTACATTGTGATCGAAGATCAGGATGGTCGTTACGTGGCGGGCATGCCGTTTGCACACAGCAGGAGTCTTTTCTTTTCCACTTATCTTTCCATGCCCTTCGGCACCTACGGGGGTCCCGTGGTCATTGACGGCCTCGAAGAGGACGTCGCCCCGTTCATTGGGGTTGCTCTCCAGGGAATAACGAGGGGGGTCTTTCCTTTTTCTTTCTATTGTGTGACTTACAACACGCCCGTCCTTCTGGAGAGAGCCGTTCAGGGTGCCTTTCCTCAGGGCCGGCGGACGAGGGTTTCCACTCACCTGATCGAGCTTGGCGAGGGATTCGGAAGGCTTTGGGATTCTTCGTTCGATAAGGAAACGAGAACCTGTGCGCGCAAGGCACTCCGAAATGGCGTGAGAATCGAGAAGAGCCCCGGCGGACAAGGCGCCGCCGCGCTTCACTCTCTCTACAAGGAACAGGCCGCGGCGTGGGGGGTGAGGAAAGTTTATCCAGAGCGCCTCGTCTGCCAGATAGCAGAGCTGATGGGCGACAAGGCAAGCATCTGGATTGGTGCTCTCAAGGGGGCGCCGGTGTGCGCCGTGCTTGTGTTTCATTTCAAGGACGTGCTCATGGCGTGGTTGAGCGGGCAAAACGCCGAAGGAAGGAGGGTGTGCGCAAGCCACCTGTTGTATTCCGAAATCCTGAAGGACGCTTGTGAGAAAGGATACTCCGTCTTCAACTTCGGTGGAAGTGGAAAACTGCAAGGCATCCGGTACTTCAAGGAATCGTTTGGGGGAAGGGAATACTTCTACTCTCTTTTCATCAACGAGTCCGGGGTTTTCAAGTCCGCCAGGAAGCTGAGAAGAATCACGACGGGGCATGAATAG
- a CDS encoding flippase — MEAARDSARTFVSRVFSVAAGAVLSVVMARWLGPKGQGLYSLCTAASLVAALLVNCGLGLSSVYFLGKKTFSPGEIASASLGFAVTIGSAGFIVASLVVGLFEVPGLTHVPVGALILAFASIPFYNLSDYYLYFLIGSDRIKHFNVLSAARNAFQLVLAVLLILVAGLGLNGAILSWICGFAGAALVSYVMVNKLAPVRLVLKKKILGPSVSFGIKGYLSRIASFLYYRIDMFILSYFMGAAAVGQYAIAVLIAELLWNIPSSLAPVVMYKSASEDSRARDLLTASACRHTLLICAVGAGCVALLGRPLVRLAFGNEYLPSVTPLLVLLPGTAFLSLGGVIANDFVGRGKQLMNSFAALLTLSINVPLNFLFIPVWGIAGASAASTFSYCAGTVVMLVEFLRVTGMRPAEVLVPRVGDLHAYLNLVRNSLRKR, encoded by the coding sequence CTGGAAGCCGCGAGGGACAGCGCGAGAACCTTTGTGTCGAGGGTCTTTTCGGTTGCGGCCGGAGCAGTTCTCAGCGTTGTCATGGCAAGGTGGTTAGGACCCAAAGGCCAGGGTCTCTACAGCCTCTGCACTGCCGCCTCGCTTGTTGCCGCCCTCCTGGTGAACTGCGGGCTCGGACTCTCCAGCGTCTATTTTCTTGGGAAGAAGACCTTTTCACCCGGCGAGATTGCTTCCGCCTCGCTGGGTTTTGCCGTGACAATCGGCTCCGCCGGATTCATCGTCGCGTCGCTGGTCGTGGGTTTGTTCGAGGTGCCGGGTCTCACTCACGTGCCGGTTGGCGCGCTTATTCTGGCCTTCGCTTCAATCCCTTTCTACAATCTGTCCGACTACTATTTATACTTCCTCATAGGCTCTGACAGAATAAAGCACTTCAACGTGCTGTCTGCGGCGAGAAATGCTTTTCAGTTGGTTTTGGCTGTTTTGCTGATCCTGGTCGCCGGTCTCGGGTTGAACGGGGCAATACTGTCGTGGATCTGCGGTTTCGCGGGGGCGGCATTAGTCTCGTATGTGATGGTGAACAAGCTCGCCCCGGTCAGACTCGTTCTCAAGAAAAAAATTCTCGGTCCTTCGGTGTCGTTTGGAATAAAAGGATATCTTTCCCGCATAGCGTCCTTTCTGTATTACCGTATCGACATGTTTATTCTCAGCTATTTCATGGGAGCCGCCGCCGTGGGGCAATACGCCATAGCAGTCCTGATCGCCGAGTTGTTGTGGAACATTCCGAGTTCGCTCGCCCCGGTCGTCATGTACAAGAGCGCGTCTGAAGACTCACGGGCCAGGGATCTTCTCACCGCGTCTGCGTGTCGTCACACGTTGCTGATATGCGCCGTCGGGGCCGGTTGCGTGGCCCTCCTTGGCCGGCCGCTCGTGAGACTTGCTTTCGGCAACGAGTACCTGCCGTCTGTGACGCCGCTGCTCGTGTTGCTGCCGGGCACCGCTTTTCTCAGTCTGGGAGGGGTTATTGCAAACGATTTCGTCGGCAGGGGAAAGCAACTCATGAACTCATTTGCTGCCTTGCTGACTCTCTCCATAAACGTGCCATTGAACTTCCTCTTCATACCGGTCTGGGGCATAGCGGGTGCTTCCGCCGCCTCGACCTTCTCCTACTGTGCGGG